The Acidimicrobiales bacterium genomic sequence ACCGAACTCCGAGAACACGAGCATGGCGGTGCGGCTCACGAGCGCCGGCGACAGCTCGGCGAAGAACTCCTCGATCCCGGCGTCGAGGTCGCCGAGAAGCCGTTCGTGGTCGGGCCGCTGGGCGTCGTGGTGATCGAACCCGCGCAGCGTGGTCGTGATGATCTGCGTACCCAGATCGAGGTTGGCCACCCGTGCGGCCAGGGACATCTCGCGCGCGAATCCCTCGGCCGGCAGGGCGCCGCCGAAGGCCGGCCCTACGTCGAGGGCGCGGTCGATGGCCGCGCTGTAGATGTCGCTGAACGCACCGACGGCGGGACTCACGTCGCGGCCGCCACCGGCAAGGCCCGCGAGCGCCTCATGGACGAATCGCTCGTGACGAAGGTGGCGGTCCGAACCGAACAGCGAGCCCTCGGGTGGAAGGACGGTGGGTTTGCTCGCGTCCCCGACGACCAGGAGCGGAGCTGTCCGCTCGATGGCCACGGCCCGCAGTCCGCCGCGGTCGACGCCATCCACGAATCGCCCGAGCCAACCGGTCGGATTCAGCATCCCCGGCTTTCCGCTCATCCAGGTGGCCGCCGAGGTGAAATGGCTGCGATCGTCGGACGCCTCGCCGACCCCCCGGACGAACGCCACGCGTCCGGTGTCATAGCGGGCCTTCAATCGGGGCATGACCGGGTTGAGGAAGAGCCCTTCCCCGATTGCGGTCGAGTCGTCGACGCTCACCGCCATCGACCCTCGCTGACGGTGGTATGCGCCGTCCTCTGCGGGAACGAGCGTGTTCAGATGATCGTTGCCGCCATTGAGGTACACGACGACCAGCAGGCGAGCGGAGGGGTGGAGGGGTGCTGCGGCGGACGCGGCGGCGTCGAGCCATCCGGGCACGAGCGCGGCGGCACCGCCCGCGGCCAGAGCACCCTGGAGGAACCGGCGCCGCGCGATTCCCGAGGCCTCGGACGTCGGGAGGAGCCGGCTTTGGGAAGAGACCATCATCGTCGCCTCATTGGACTTGGAACTCCGGTGACAACACGCCCAGGAGGAACCCCTGCATCGGCATGGGCCACGTGCCCATTTCGGTGGCGCGTCGGTGCCACCGCTCCATCTCACGCCGAGTGCTCGCGCTCACGGTCTCGAGTCCGAAGAGATCGAGAATCGCCTGTGTGGCCTGGGCCGGAGTGAGCGACGCGATGTCGGAGAGCAGCCCGCGATCAGCCGCCTCCCAACGAACCACCTGGTTCATGAGCGAGCCTCTCGCCCACAGCGAGGAAGTGGAGATCCAGGTGTCGCCACCTCCCCACCCCTCGACGCCCGGCGGGTCGAACAGGACCTGCCCCATGGGGATCATGCGCCACCGCAATCCCATCGTGGCGGCGGGGATTCCCGTTCGCTTGACGACGGAGGCCACGTACTCGGCCGGCGACTTCGGGAGCGCATGGCGCGTGGTCGACCTCCAGAACTCGTCGTGCAGGAGAACAGCCCGCAACAAGGCTGCGACCTGCATGTCCGACGCGACGAACGCGCCGGCCAGATCGGACACAACGGCATCCGACGGCCTGTCGTGGACCAGGAATCGGAACAGTTTCCGGGCGATGTGACGGGCGGTGGCGGTACGTCGTGAGCCGTCGACGAGCTCGTCGACGGTGTCCCTCTCGCCCGCGTTCTGGGCGATGCCGTTCCAGTTCGCTGTGACACCGAAGAGTCGCTTGTCGCCGTGGTCGTGCATCTCCGGCCGGTAGACGTAGGACGTGTCGCGAAACGAGCCGTTCCAACCGACGGTGTTGTGGCCGGTCCATGCCCGGGCCATCGCAACCACGTCGTCCTCGCTGTAGTGGCCGACGCCGCAGGTGTAGAGCTCCATGAGCTCTCGCGCGAAGTTCTCCTGGACCAGCCCGGCGACGTTGGTCTC encodes the following:
- a CDS encoding S-layer homology domain-containing protein — protein: MVSSQSRLLPTSEASGIARRRFLQGALAAGGAAALVPGWLDAAASAAAPLHPSARLLVVVYLNGGNDHLNTLVPAEDGAYHRQRGSMAVSVDDSTAIGEGLFLNPVMPRLKARYDTGRVAFVRGVGEASDDRSHFTSAATWMSGKPGMLNPTGWLGRFVDGVDRGGLRAVAIERTAPLLVVGDASKPTVLPPEGSLFGSDRHLRHERFVHEALAGLAGGGRDVSPAVGAFSDIYSAAIDRALDVGPAFGGALPAEGFAREMSLAARVANLDLGTQIITTTLRGFDHHDAQRPDHERLLGDLDAGIEEFFAELSPALVSRTAMLVFSEFGRRVVPNASGGTDHGTAGMVMMIGERVKGGLKGIQPSITDLDRRGDMKHHLDFREVHATVLSEWLEADDREILGQKFGKLDLFSAGAGSPGQSGQGVSPTGHGPLVFSDVPADAYYAHAVAWLSARGITTGTGPGVFSPDAVVTRGQMVTFLWRYRGSPTGSPNSGYSDVARSAFYAKAVDWAKAEGVTTGTGGNRFSPEDPVTRAQVATFLWRFEGAPGDARRSAFRDVPRDQYYTEAIDWLSERNITTGTGPAAFSPEDPVTRGQMATFLWRLAGSPMV
- a CDS encoding DUF1800 domain-containing protein, whose product is MAPNSIVTAADAAHLLRRAGFGGTPAEIDALTGRTRRSCVDALMGFTDSDPAPEGPDVGEPAFVTLSDQWKAQSQATNWWVARMANLPNRTVLPSAVGAVAAPSALQEKMVLFWHGHFACAQDKVGDFPVMWDQLRMFRRMGLGNFSALVKAVAVHPAMLVYLDNETNVAGLVQENFARELMELYTCGVGHYSEDDVVAMARAWTGHNTVGWNGSFRDTSYVYRPEMHDHGDKRLFGVTANWNGIAQNAGERDTVDELVDGSRRTATARHIARKLFRFLVHDRPSDAVVSDLAGAFVASDMQVAALLRAVLLHDEFWRSTTRHALPKSPAEYVASVVKRTGIPAATMGLRWRMIPMGQVLFDPPGVEGWGGGDTWISTSSLWARGSLMNQVVRWEAADRGLLSDIASLTPAQATQAILDLFGLETVSASTRREMERWHRRATEMGTWPMPMQGFLLGVLSPEFQVQ